The following are encoded in a window of uncultured Sphaerochaeta sp. genomic DNA:
- a CDS encoding pilus assembly protein PilF, giving the protein MNRKKNLGLWITLLIVVLISVIDIPTYSKFLLIALFMGSLLYYRRSVIFYIRANSKITSKNEADWQYAWPLYRKAIKAGLQKPFVITAASMFLQRGDAEEGKQIIEDYFASEKGRNENLDNVAKTMVSMAYWMDGDLEKAIECVREVHESGYQDKNLFINYTTYALAAGDLDKAEELLEEAGQLEESSPGIRDSRGWLLLLRGNWEEADILFKELIEKGPRFPEPYVHHAQVKIHFGQVGEAIELLKKALDARYANTSGFSKEIIQEMIDGLENPETRRKCAMEIEKDTASVALGKKPASIDQVFPPEEGYVLEGFAKPRKQKKSAPKQQKNVLVESDDRTPNTDLTEEDLEYIRKHNLE; this is encoded by the coding sequence GTTGTTGATCGTGGTACTTATATCCGTAATCGATATTCCTACGTATAGTAAATTCCTCTTAATCGCTCTATTCATGGGCTCCCTGCTCTATTACAGACGGAGTGTCATCTTCTACATCAGGGCAAACAGCAAGATCACCAGCAAGAATGAGGCAGACTGGCAGTATGCTTGGCCCCTCTACCGAAAGGCCATCAAGGCAGGATTACAGAAACCCTTTGTCATTACTGCAGCAAGCATGTTCCTCCAACGTGGCGATGCAGAGGAAGGCAAGCAGATCATTGAAGACTACTTTGCCTCTGAAAAGGGACGAAATGAAAATCTTGACAATGTAGCAAAGACCATGGTCAGTATGGCTTATTGGATGGATGGGGATCTTGAGAAAGCAATTGAATGTGTTAGGGAAGTCCACGAGAGTGGATACCAGGATAAGAACCTATTCATCAACTACACCACCTATGCATTGGCTGCCGGTGATCTTGACAAAGCTGAAGAGTTGCTTGAAGAAGCAGGACAGCTGGAAGAGAGTAGCCCAGGCATCAGGGACAGCCGTGGCTGGTTGCTTCTCCTCCGCGGGAACTGGGAAGAAGCAGATATACTGTTCAAGGAACTCATTGAGAAGGGCCCTCGTTTCCCAGAACCCTATGTACATCATGCTCAGGTAAAAATACACTTTGGGCAAGTGGGCGAAGCAATTGAACTGCTTAAAAAGGCATTGGATGCCCGCTACGCAAATACCTCTGGTTTCAGCAAGGAAATTATCCAGGAAATGATAGATGGCTTGGAAAACCCAGAGACCAGAAGAAAGTGTGCCATGGAGATAGAAAAGGACACTGCTTCAGTAGCACTGGGAAAGAAGCCTGCATCAATCGACCAAGTATTCCCCCCAGAGGAGGGATATGTGCTTGAGGGGTTCGCAAAACCTAGAAAACAGAAGAAAAGCGCCCCCAAACAGCAGAAGAACGTGCTGGTTGAGAGCGATGACAGAACTCCCAATACAGACCTCACAGAAGAGGACTTGGAGTATATCAGAAAGCACAACCTTGAGTAG